The Marinitoga litoralis region TCTAATTTTTTCCATTTCAGGTTTAATTATTTCCACTCTTTTTTTATCATCTTCTAATAACTTATTAACTCTATCTTGAATTAATTGTGAAGATGAAAAAATAACCATCTTTTCTAATATACTTTTTCTCTGGTCTAATATTTTTGGTAATGTTTCAAAATCACCATTATGAATAATCCTATCTATTAAATTTTCTATCTTATCCAAATCTTCAATTAACCTTTTGATATCTCTATCATCATTTAATACATGTTCTTCCATTTCAACGCCCTCTTTTTATTTAAGTATGATTTTATATATTCAATCTGTTCAACATTCATACCGTATTCCCACCAATATGGTAAAAAAGTATTATTTAATAATAATGGTTCTATTCCATAATTTAGCCAACCTCTTTCAACTAATTCATTATATTGTGGAGTATTTGGAATAGGTGTAAATTCATTTACAGATGGTATAATTCCTAAATCTATACAAAAATCTATTCCTTTTATAACATCCTCTACTTTTTGATCTGGCAAATTAGCCATTATGTATGCTGATGTTTTATCTAATCCTTCATCTAATAGATATTTTGAAGCTTTGATTAAATCTTCATTAGTTACCTTACCACCTGTTTTTTTCTGCATTTCTTCATTAGATGTTTCATATCCTAATTTTATTACTTTAAAATTTGCTTTTGCAAACAATTTAGCTATTTTATCATTTACTAATTTGGCATGTATACCATTTGGAAGATGATATCTAACCTTAAACCTTGATAATTCTTCTAATAATTTTTCTTTTTCTGGATGAATTAAAAAAGCATCATCAAAAAATACAACATCATTTACTGGCTTTTCACTTAATATTTTATCCAATCCTTTTATAATATTTTTCACACTTCTTTTTTGATATTTCCACATTCTAGGTGTAACACAATATGTGCACTTAAATGGACATCCTATTGATGAAGTTATAACAACATGTGGCAAATCATTTTCATACAATTCATATGCAGGTTCTAAATCTTCAAACCAATCTATCTCATTTAATGTTTTATCAAAATAATCGAGAACTTTCTTTGCTGCTATATTTCCTGTTCCATTAACTACATTTACATTTAAATTCTCAAATGTTTTTTTAGCATGATCAGGCATTATATTTACATATATTCCACCAAGGAAAATAGGTTTTTCAAGATATACTTCTCTAATAGTTTTTATAGTCTCATATACTCCATAATACCAATATGTCATTACAGAAGTTACTAAAATTCCATCAACATGGTTATATTCTTTAAGTCTTTTAATAAAT contains the following coding sequences:
- a CDS encoding B12-binding domain-containing radical SAM protein is translated as MASFLLINPWIYDSAAYDFWLKPLGLLYLGSILKNQGHEVNLIDLMNRYDKFFSENNLIKDKYYGTGKFYYEEIERPDVIENIPRKFKRYGLPKNEFIKRLKEYNHVDGILVTSVMTYWYYGVYETIKTIREVYLEKPIFLGGIYVNIMPDHAKKTFENLNVNVVNGTGNIAAKKVLDYFDKTLNEIDWFEDLEPAYELYENDLPHVVITSSIGCPFKCTYCVTPRMWKYQKRSVKNIIKGLDKILSEKPVNDVVFFDDAFLIHPEKEKLLEELSRFKVRYHLPNGIHAKLVNDKIAKLFAKANFKVIKLGYETSNEEMQKKTGGKVTNEDLIKASKYLLDEGLDKTSAYIMANLPDQKVEDVIKGIDFCIDLGIIPSVNEFTPIPNTPQYNELVERGWLNYGIEPLLLNNTFLPYWWEYGMNVEQIEYIKSYLNKKRALKWKNMY